A genomic stretch from Brucella sp. BE17 includes:
- a CDS encoding glucosamine-6-phosphate deaminase gives MNDLSLEQRNDAQIEVFATAQAASEAVAGKILATVGQNPKAVLGLATGQTPRRVYAKLIDAFRAGKISFSETETFNLDEYCGLSASHSDSFAAYMRRELFDLTNFNPDKINLVDGSTSDALAEAQRYARLLATKRIDLQLLGIGTNGHIGFNEPGSKSNSRVRVVELSDETLNANRPTLIKLEDVPCKAITMGIADILDTREIVILATGAAKAEAVRRSIEDLPNDACPASYLSSHGNVHWVLDRDAAALLSH, from the coding sequence ATGAATGATCTTTCGCTGGAACAGCGTAACGACGCACAGATCGAAGTATTTGCGACGGCGCAAGCGGCAAGCGAGGCTGTGGCAGGCAAAATCCTCGCAACCGTTGGCCAGAACCCAAAAGCCGTGCTGGGACTTGCAACCGGGCAAACCCCGCGCCGCGTTTATGCGAAACTGATTGACGCTTTTCGTGCGGGGAAAATTTCGTTTTCTGAAACCGAAACGTTCAATCTGGACGAATATTGCGGCCTGTCTGCCTCTCATTCCGATTCTTTTGCCGCCTATATGCGGCGGGAACTTTTTGACCTCACGAACTTCAATCCGGACAAAATAAACTTGGTGGACGGCTCGACATCGGATGCGCTGGCTGAAGCACAACGCTATGCCCGACTGCTGGCAACAAAGCGGATCGACCTGCAACTTCTGGGAATAGGCACCAACGGCCATATCGGGTTCAACGAGCCAGGCTCGAAATCCAATAGCCGGGTCCGCGTCGTCGAACTCTCCGATGAAACGCTGAACGCCAATCGCCCGACCTTGATTAAACTCGAAGACGTTCCGTGTAAGGCCATCACAATGGGCATTGCTGACATTCTCGATACTCGGGAAATTGTTATCCTTGCAACTGGTGCAGCAAAAGCCGAGGCTGTGCGGCGCAGTATTGAAGATTTGCCAAACGACGCGTGCCCGGCATCATACCTTTCTTCACATGGCAATGTTCATTGGGTTCTCGACAGGGACGCCGCAGCTCTGCTCAGCCACTGA
- a CDS encoding amino acid ABC transporter ATP-binding protein, translated as MTAPVIVSFDKVNKWYGAHHVLRDVSLEIKKGEVVVVCGPSGSGKSTLIRTINALEPIQKGSIRLDHTEVHAKGTDLNKLRQSIGFVFQQFNLFPHMNVLDNVTFAPIRIQKRPRAEAESFARELLARVGLSEKADSFPGFLSGGQQQRVAIARALALRPPLILFDEPTSALDPEMVGEVLQVMKALARDGMTMICVTHEMGFAREVGDRIIFMDQGQVIVDTMPELFFDNPEHPRIRRFLSDVRGEH; from the coding sequence ATGACCGCACCTGTTATCGTCAGCTTCGACAAGGTCAATAAGTGGTATGGCGCGCACCATGTTTTGCGCGATGTTTCGCTGGAGATCAAAAAGGGCGAGGTCGTGGTCGTCTGCGGGCCGTCCGGTTCGGGTAAATCGACGCTGATCCGCACCATCAACGCGCTTGAGCCGATCCAGAAGGGCAGCATCCGCCTCGATCACACCGAGGTTCATGCAAAAGGCACTGATCTCAACAAGCTGCGCCAGAGCATTGGCTTCGTCTTTCAGCAGTTTAACCTTTTTCCGCATATGAATGTGCTCGATAATGTCACCTTTGCGCCGATCCGCATCCAGAAACGCCCGCGTGCCGAAGCAGAAAGTTTTGCGCGCGAACTTTTGGCGCGTGTCGGGCTTTCGGAAAAAGCCGACAGCTTTCCCGGCTTCCTGTCAGGTGGCCAGCAGCAGCGCGTTGCCATTGCAAGAGCGCTTGCTCTTCGTCCACCGCTGATCCTGTTTGATGAGCCGACCAGCGCTCTTGACCCGGAAATGGTGGGCGAGGTTCTGCAAGTCATGAAGGCACTGGCCCGTGACGGCATGACGATGATCTGTGTTACCCATGAAATGGGCTTTGCCCGCGAAGTGGGTGATCGCATCATTTTCATGGATCAGGGACAGGTTATCGTTGATACGATGCCGGAATTGTTCTTTGATAACCCCGAACATCCCCGGATCAGGCGATTTCTGTCCGATGTGAGGGGAGAGCACTGA
- a CDS encoding LysR family transcriptional regulator, protein MYTLKQLEAFCASAMLGSFTDASRQLVVTQSTIAKRVAELEATVGTDLFVRLGKTLRLTAAGEKLLPSAQEMMRLQERIAHTMMATSHLEGYIRIGATDLVGLTWLPTLIQTMRLRFPKIRIMPEIDGGVRLYERLERNELDIAIIPWPFESPSVETVALGSIRNVWMASPDFELPQGVLTPAQISALPIIGQPDNSALTVLYRKWFTENSFNLNNILSCNSLGMVAKLTTYGLGVSYLPFNYFQPQVQAGELKVVEAAPALPLVTYFAILPRSTTPLIDNLLSVIQEVQDFEPVL, encoded by the coding sequence ATGTACACACTCAAGCAGCTCGAAGCGTTTTGTGCCAGCGCGATGCTCGGCAGTTTTACGGATGCTTCGCGCCAGCTTGTGGTGACGCAATCCACCATCGCGAAGCGCGTTGCTGAACTTGAGGCCACTGTCGGAACAGACCTGTTTGTGCGGCTTGGCAAGACGCTGCGGCTGACTGCGGCGGGTGAAAAACTTTTGCCCAGCGCGCAGGAAATGATGCGTTTGCAAGAGCGCATCGCGCATACCATGATGGCAACCTCGCATCTGGAAGGCTATATTCGTATTGGCGCAACCGATCTTGTCGGCCTGACATGGCTGCCGACATTGATCCAGACCATGCGGTTACGCTTTCCCAAGATACGCATCATGCCCGAAATCGATGGCGGCGTTCGCCTTTATGAGCGACTTGAGCGCAACGAACTCGATATAGCAATCATTCCATGGCCTTTTGAAAGTCCATCAGTTGAAACGGTGGCATTAGGCAGCATCCGCAACGTCTGGATGGCAAGCCCCGATTTTGAATTGCCGCAGGGTGTTCTGACACCAGCGCAGATTTCAGCACTTCCGATTATAGGCCAGCCGGACAATTCCGCCCTGACAGTTCTTTATCGCAAGTGGTTCACGGAGAACAGCTTTAATCTGAACAATATTCTTTCATGCAACAGTCTTGGCATGGTTGCCAAACTTACGACTTACGGGCTTGGCGTCAGCTACCTGCCGTTTAATTATTTCCAGCCGCAAGTACAGGCAGGCGAGTTGAAAGTCGTTGAAGCCGCACCCGCGCTGCCACTGGTGACCTATTTTGCAATACTTCCACGCAGTACTACACCGCTCATCGATAATCTCCTGTCCGTTATTCAAGAAGTGCAGGATTTTGAACCTGTCCTTTAA
- a CDS encoding ABC transporter permease: MKEFTLLGVMKRIGQLLISLFALLVVTFVIGRVLPTDPVGAIVGELADPAAFEAMRQKLGLDLPLYQQFWIYITSLLQGDMGTAVLTGNPVTQDLAQAFPATLELATLAVIISTVIGVPLGMLAAFYRDTWIDQFARVIALVGSSIPVFWFGVVGLVIFYATLGWVGGPGRVDTYLDGLIEPRTGLLLIDSLLEGDTETFWNAVHHIILPAFILAYAAMAYITRMTRSFTLEQLNQDYVTAARAKGASSRRIVIGHLLPNISVQLVTVLAISYGTLLEGAVVTEIVFSWPGIGQYMTNALMIGDMNAILASTLIIGAIFMALNFISDLAYLVLDPRTREATA, encoded by the coding sequence ATGAAGGAATTCACCCTTTTGGGAGTCATGAAACGCATCGGACAGTTGTTGATCAGCCTGTTCGCCCTGCTGGTCGTGACTTTCGTGATCGGCCGGGTCCTTCCGACCGATCCGGTAGGCGCAATTGTTGGCGAACTTGCCGACCCCGCGGCATTCGAAGCGATGCGTCAGAAGCTCGGTCTTGACCTGCCGCTCTACCAGCAGTTCTGGATTTATATTACCTCGCTGCTGCAAGGTGATATGGGCACGGCCGTGCTTACCGGAAATCCGGTGACTCAGGATTTGGCGCAGGCCTTTCCCGCAACGCTGGAGCTTGCGACTCTCGCCGTCATCATTTCGACCGTGATAGGCGTACCACTTGGCATGCTCGCTGCCTTTTATCGCGATACCTGGATCGACCAGTTCGCCCGGGTCATCGCGCTGGTCGGCAGTTCCATTCCGGTATTCTGGTTTGGCGTGGTAGGCCTCGTCATCTTCTATGCGACGCTTGGCTGGGTCGGTGGGCCGGGCCGCGTCGATACCTATCTCGACGGATTGATCGAGCCGCGAACCGGACTGCTTCTGATCGACAGCCTGCTCGAAGGTGACACCGAAACCTTCTGGAATGCCGTACACCACATCATTCTCCCGGCCTTCATTCTTGCTTATGCAGCCATGGCCTACATCACACGCATGACGCGCAGCTTTACACTCGAACAACTCAATCAGGATTATGTCACTGCAGCGCGTGCCAAAGGCGCTTCAAGCCGCCGCATCGTAATTGGACATCTTCTGCCCAACATTTCCGTGCAGCTCGTAACAGTGCTTGCCATTTCCTATGGCACATTGCTTGAAGGCGCCGTGGTAACCGAAATCGTGTTTTCCTGGCCCGGTATCGGTCAGTACATGACCAATGCACTGATGATAGGTGACATGAACGCCATTCTCGCCAGTACACTCATCATCGGTGCCATCTTCATGGCTTTGAACTTCATTTCGGATCTGGCCTATCTCGTGCTTGATCCGCGCACCCGGGAGGCAACGGCGTGA
- a CDS encoding ABC transporter ATP-binding protein, which translates to MHAPDQDIILTVENLSVQFGRMAKPAVDNVSFNLKAERLGIVGESGSGKSTLGRAIMRLLPPIGQVRADALAFEGETLLAKQEKQMRALRGNRMALIMQDPRYSLNPVLPIGKQVAEAAILHLSVGKRAAHDLAVTMLERVRISDIERTMKLYPHQISGGMGQRVMIAMMLLAKPRMVIADEPTSALDVSVRGDVLKLLDELVQENNAGLMLISHDIRMVAAFCERIMVMYKGKVVETLTRLEDAEHPYTCGLIAAMPDLYSPVRRLKTLDRKAIDMAEAR; encoded by the coding sequence ATGCACGCTCCTGATCAAGACATCATCCTCACTGTCGAGAATCTGTCCGTACAGTTTGGACGGATGGCGAAACCAGCAGTCGACAACGTGAGCTTCAACTTGAAGGCCGAACGGCTGGGCATCGTTGGCGAGTCCGGCTCAGGAAAATCCACGCTGGGACGAGCAATCATGCGCTTGCTGCCGCCTATCGGTCAGGTTCGCGCCGATGCACTTGCGTTTGAAGGAGAGACGCTGCTCGCCAAGCAAGAAAAGCAGATGCGGGCGCTACGCGGCAATCGCATGGCGCTAATCATGCAGGATCCGCGCTATTCGCTCAATCCTGTCCTGCCGATTGGCAAGCAGGTGGCTGAAGCAGCCATTTTGCATCTTTCAGTCGGAAAGCGCGCAGCCCATGATCTGGCTGTAACCATGCTGGAACGCGTGCGGATTTCCGACATCGAAAGAACGATGAAGCTCTATCCGCACCAGATATCGGGCGGTATGGGGCAACGCGTGATGATCGCGATGATGCTTTTGGCCAAGCCACGCATGGTGATTGCCGATGAGCCCACCTCGGCGCTCGATGTCAGCGTTCGCGGCGATGTGCTGAAGTTGCTTGATGAGCTTGTTCAGGAAAACAATGCCGGGTTGATGCTGATCAGCCATGATATCCGCATGGTCGCGGCATTCTGCGAGCGTATAATGGTCATGTATAAGGGAAAGGTTGTGGAGACGTTGACCCGGCTGGAAGATGCAGAGCATCCCTATACATGCGGCCTGATCGCCGCCATGCCGGATCTTTATTCCCCTGTCCGGCGTCTCAAGACACTTGACAGAAAAGCAATCGATATGGCGGAGGCAAGGTGA
- a CDS encoding amino acid ABC transporter permease, with the protein MLDIIREYWLTFLIGQYPNGPLGGLAMTLIVAMLSIAMSFPIAIALSVARLSPWKWMRSLSAALSNFIRGIPLLMLIFWCYFVIPIMTGYAVSGFWTLVCALTLYEAAYLSEVIRAGMASVPKGQTEAARSLGGGYFLTLRSVVLPQALFNVLPGITSQFISTIKETSLGYVIAVNELTFAANQVNNLLLTQPLQVFTILAGIYFLLCLLLSRGLAVIETSIRRKRGLL; encoded by the coding sequence ATGCTTGATATCATTCGCGAATACTGGCTTACCTTTCTGATCGGACAATATCCCAACGGCCCACTCGGTGGCCTTGCGATGACCCTGATCGTTGCAATGCTGAGCATTGCCATGTCGTTTCCGATCGCCATCGCATTGTCGGTCGCGAGGCTGTCGCCATGGAAATGGATGCGTTCCCTGAGCGCTGCGCTGTCGAACTTCATTCGCGGTATTCCGCTTTTGATGCTCATCTTCTGGTGCTATTTCGTCATTCCGATCATGACCGGATACGCGGTCAGCGGTTTCTGGACACTTGTCTGTGCGCTCACACTTTATGAGGCGGCCTACCTCTCGGAAGTCATCCGTGCCGGCATGGCGTCAGTCCCCAAAGGCCAAACCGAGGCTGCGCGCTCGTTGGGCGGAGGCTATTTCCTCACCCTTCGCAGTGTTGTGTTGCCGCAGGCACTTTTCAATGTGCTGCCCGGTATTACAAGCCAGTTCATCTCCACCATCAAGGAGACGTCGCTTGGTTATGTCATTGCCGTCAATGAGCTGACGTTTGCTGCCAATCAGGTCAACAATCTTCTTCTGACGCAACCGCTTCAGGTCTTTACCATATTGGCCGGTATCTACTTCCTGCTGTGCCTTCTCCTGTCGCGCGGTCTTGCCGTGATCGAAACTTCCATTCGCCGAAAGAGAGGTCTTCTATGA
- a CDS encoding ABC transporter substrate-binding protein, whose translation MTGVAFALALSMAPMAIAETPNNQLVIATSLAQVLSVDPQQGTEPKTQEVLASVYDRLVYSDDADNNTIKPQLAESWDVDDTGITFHLRDARFSSGNPVTAKDVMFSLSRLLKLNQSASAYFKSAGYNADNIDGLLKAVDDKTFRIDLTDRVTPEDLLYRLAMGIASVVDSVEVEQHVANNDYGNAWLRTNVAGSGPFTLRRWVPNETVILEANKSYWGEAAKMKRVTMRHVPESQTARLMLERGDVDIANALTAPDVKSFISKDGFKIEQVKIGGFYVLAMNAGREPLSNPLVREAIAYGIDYKGIADTVLGPYGRQRNVPVPEDWKGAIANPDWSFQPEKAKKLLAEAGYPDGFSLSLKTISQPPRVDIATALQANLAQIGIKVSIRQGNGSEIVSAHRARDFDLLLPQATAIMPNALGAMNDFVTNPDNRLEAKNAGNFVWRSAWDIPELNELRNKASSERDEAKRSEMIKELQEKFIEQKPAVLPMFESFAPIVLRGNVTGYNPNLWSLNRLETVAKTDAK comes from the coding sequence ATGACAGGCGTAGCCTTTGCCCTTGCGCTTTCGATGGCACCAATGGCCATAGCCGAGACACCAAATAACCAGCTTGTCATTGCAACGTCACTGGCACAGGTTCTCTCGGTCGACCCACAACAGGGAACAGAACCAAAGACACAGGAAGTACTGGCATCGGTCTATGACCGGCTGGTCTATTCCGACGACGCAGACAACAATACGATCAAGCCCCAACTGGCCGAAAGCTGGGATGTGGATGACACCGGCATTACATTTCATCTGCGTGATGCCAGGTTTTCTTCCGGCAATCCTGTTACTGCAAAAGACGTGATGTTCTCATTGTCTCGCCTTTTGAAGCTGAACCAATCGGCGTCTGCCTATTTCAAAAGCGCTGGCTATAATGCCGATAATATCGACGGTCTTTTGAAGGCAGTCGACGACAAGACGTTCCGCATCGATCTGACTGACCGCGTGACGCCGGAAGACCTACTTTATCGCCTCGCCATGGGCATTGCGAGCGTTGTCGACAGTGTCGAGGTCGAACAGCATGTTGCCAACAACGATTACGGCAACGCGTGGCTTCGTACCAATGTGGCAGGTTCCGGCCCGTTTACGCTGCGCCGCTGGGTTCCGAATGAAACGGTCATTCTCGAAGCCAACAAGAGCTATTGGGGCGAAGCGGCCAAGATGAAGCGCGTCACGATGCGCCATGTGCCGGAAAGCCAGACCGCGCGCCTGATGCTGGAACGTGGCGATGTCGATATCGCCAATGCTTTGACCGCACCGGACGTTAAATCCTTCATCAGCAAGGATGGCTTCAAGATTGAACAGGTCAAGATCGGTGGTTTCTACGTGCTGGCGATGAATGCCGGTCGTGAGCCGCTTTCCAATCCGCTGGTGCGTGAAGCGATTGCCTATGGGATTGATTACAAGGGCATCGCCGACACGGTCCTCGGCCCTTATGGCCGCCAGCGCAATGTTCCGGTGCCCGAAGACTGGAAAGGTGCCATCGCCAATCCCGATTGGTCGTTCCAGCCTGAGAAAGCCAAAAAGCTTCTGGCAGAAGCCGGTTATCCTGATGGTTTCTCTTTGAGCCTCAAGACGATTTCCCAACCGCCACGTGTGGATATTGCAACCGCTCTGCAGGCTAATCTGGCGCAGATCGGCATCAAGGTGAGTATCAGGCAGGGCAACGGCTCCGAGATCGTATCGGCCCACCGTGCACGCGACTTCGATCTTCTCCTGCCACAGGCAACCGCGATCATGCCGAATGCGCTTGGCGCAATGAATGATTTCGTGACCAACCCTGATAACCGCCTGGAAGCCAAGAATGCGGGTAATTTCGTCTGGCGCTCGGCATGGGACATTCCTGAGCTCAACGAATTACGCAACAAGGCCAGTAGCGAGCGCGACGAGGCGAAGCGTTCAGAAATGATCAAGGAATTGCAGGAAAAGTTCATCGAACAGAAGCCAGCTGTTCTGCCGATGTTTGAATCCTTCGCTCCGATCGTATTGCGTGGCAATGTTACGGGTTACAACCCCAATCTCTGGTCGCTCAACCGGCTTGAGACGGTAGCGAAAACGGACGCAAAGTAA
- a CDS encoding mannonate dehydratase, producing the protein MYIGTQVDAREDDDFRVWAQLGLKHICADPEGSPASWTLDDIKRHREKVESFGLVLDMVQLPMSSRPIEEASYPDILMAGPDRDRQIDEVCKMIESIAAAGIPAAKYNLNIIGIPRTEMERGRGGSLNEAWRWGKADHEAAPGLAGVLSEDENWERIDYFLERVVPVAESNRVRLACHPHDPYTPAGYKGVTRVLGTVEGLKKFVLMRENPYHGLNFCQGSIGEMLDNPREEIDDIIRWFGTRDKIFNVHYRNISGGKLSFMETFPDEGDMDMIRSMKVYKEVGYKYMIMPDHVPTISGRDPVGVAFSFCYGYIAALLQAMEAGHL; encoded by the coding sequence ATGTATATCGGTACGCAAGTAGACGCTCGCGAGGACGATGATTTTCGGGTCTGGGCGCAGCTTGGCCTCAAACATATCTGTGCCGACCCGGAAGGAAGCCCTGCCAGCTGGACGCTTGACGACATCAAGCGTCACCGCGAAAAAGTTGAAAGCTTTGGCCTCGTGCTGGACATGGTCCAGTTGCCGATGTCCTCGCGCCCGATTGAGGAAGCCTCCTATCCCGATATCCTGATGGCTGGGCCTGATCGTGATCGCCAGATCGATGAAGTCTGCAAGATGATCGAGAGCATTGCGGCGGCGGGCATTCCTGCGGCGAAATACAACCTCAACATCATCGGCATTCCGCGCACCGAGATGGAGCGTGGGCGCGGCGGTTCGCTCAATGAAGCTTGGCGCTGGGGCAAAGCCGATCACGAGGCAGCGCCAGGCCTTGCCGGTGTCCTGTCGGAAGATGAGAACTGGGAGCGGATCGATTATTTCCTCGAGCGTGTGGTTCCGGTCGCCGAAAGCAACCGCGTTCGTCTCGCCTGTCATCCCCACGATCCCTATACCCCCGCAGGCTATAAGGGTGTCACCCGGGTTCTTGGTACGGTCGAAGGCTTGAAGAAATTCGTGCTGATGCGCGAAAACCCCTATCATGGCCTCAATTTCTGCCAAGGATCAATCGGCGAAATGCTCGACAATCCACGCGAGGAGATAGACGACATTATTCGTTGGTTTGGCACGCGCGACAAGATTTTCAATGTCCATTACCGCAACATCAGCGGCGGCAAACTTTCCTTCATGGAAACATTTCCCGATGAAGGCGACATGGACATGATCCGGTCCATGAAAGTTTATAAGGAAGTCGGATATAAATACATGATAATGCCCGATCATGTGCCGACCATCAGTGGCCGTGATCCGGTCGGAGTCGCCTTCAGCTTCTGCTATGGCTATATCGCCGCCCTTCTTCAGGCCATGGAAGCAGGACATCTGTAA
- a CDS encoding BadF/BadG/BcrA/BcrD ATPase family protein has protein sequence MARNANQILVGIDAGGSKTHIKVASAHDGTVLGDKILESTGWTNLDDAQRADALLSMVETVATPLGDVAVVVAGVHGNDSPEQEAVLRAPLAARFPLVRVLNDSHLLILAYGKQSGTGVIAGTGSSVTATSDEGVITVGGWGWILGDEGGATGIVRDAAKQVLEAYDRGEQDTFSTCFLSHFDLEHPHGLAQIFATIEPRIWATAASLVFDAAQAGSSRAQAVIDRHGRALAEQVALLQQRNGDVDIVVCAGGVIVSQPSLFDAFTREVRRLVGETTKTALLHEPPVIGALNCARQLYATSQKGIIESELPLADRILI, from the coding sequence ATGGCCAGAAATGCAAACCAGATTCTCGTCGGCATCGATGCAGGAGGCAGCAAGACGCATATCAAAGTTGCCTCAGCGCATGACGGCACCGTTCTTGGCGACAAGATTCTGGAAAGTACCGGATGGACCAATCTTGATGATGCGCAGCGCGCTGATGCCTTGCTGTCGATGGTGGAGACGGTGGCCACACCGCTTGGCGATGTTGCGGTTGTCGTCGCAGGCGTTCACGGCAATGATAGCCCTGAACAGGAAGCCGTTTTGCGCGCGCCTCTCGCTGCTCGCTTTCCGCTGGTGCGCGTCCTCAATGATTCACATCTCCTGATCCTTGCCTACGGGAAGCAATCAGGCACTGGCGTCATTGCAGGTACCGGCTCATCAGTTACGGCAACGTCCGATGAAGGCGTGATCACTGTCGGCGGCTGGGGCTGGATTCTGGGCGATGAAGGTGGCGCTACCGGCATTGTCCGTGATGCCGCAAAACAAGTTCTCGAGGCTTACGACCGGGGTGAACAGGACACTTTTTCAACCTGTTTCCTATCCCATTTCGATCTTGAACATCCGCACGGCCTTGCGCAGATTTTTGCTACCATCGAACCACGCATCTGGGCGACGGCAGCCAGCCTTGTATTCGATGCAGCGCAGGCAGGGTCTTCGCGCGCACAAGCCGTCATCGACAGACATGGGCGGGCGCTCGCCGAACAGGTCGCTCTTCTTCAGCAAAGAAATGGCGATGTCGATATTGTTGTCTGCGCGGGCGGCGTGATCGTCAGTCAGCCGTCGCTTTTTGATGCCTTTACACGTGAAGTTCGCCGGCTGGTCGGAGAAACCACAAAGACTGCATTATTGCATGAGCCACCGGTTATCGGCGCGCTCAATTGCGCTCGCCAGCTTTACGCCACATCACAAAAGGGAATTATCGAATCCGAACTGCCGCTAGCAGATCGGATTCTTATTTAA
- a CDS encoding ABC transporter ATP-binding protein: MIEVENLSVSFGSGEAAKQVVKGVSFKAKKGETLGIIGESGCGKSTVLRSMAGLDRHWNGRIRLAGTDVDKVRTREQMLLTQMVFQDPYGSIHPRQRIGRVLAEPIRAMRLGKGFDKVGDALTQVGLPVNFAERFPHQLSGGQRQRVAIARALMLEPEIILLDEPTSALDVSVQAEVLNLLSDLKDSRNLTYVLVSHDLSVIAHMCDRVLVMKGGAFVDVLTKDDLYHGRTHDEYSRMLFQASAL; the protein is encoded by the coding sequence ATGATTGAAGTCGAAAACCTCTCCGTTTCCTTTGGATCGGGCGAAGCTGCGAAACAGGTCGTCAAGGGCGTTTCCTTTAAGGCGAAAAAAGGAGAGACCCTTGGTATTATCGGTGAATCAGGCTGTGGCAAGTCAACCGTGCTGCGATCGATGGCGGGACTCGACCGTCACTGGAATGGACGTATCAGACTTGCAGGAACTGATGTGGACAAAGTCCGCACGCGCGAACAGATGCTGTTGACACAAATGGTTTTTCAAGACCCTTACGGGTCGATCCATCCGCGCCAGCGTATTGGCCGCGTACTGGCCGAGCCGATCCGCGCCATGAGGCTTGGGAAAGGTTTTGACAAAGTCGGCGATGCACTGACCCAGGTGGGATTGCCGGTGAACTTCGCCGAACGTTTCCCGCATCAGCTTTCAGGTGGACAAAGACAGCGGGTCGCCATTGCCCGTGCATTGATGCTCGAACCGGAGATCATCCTGCTTGATGAGCCCACCTCGGCGCTCGACGTCTCGGTTCAGGCGGAAGTGCTCAATCTACTGAGCGATCTCAAGGACAGCCGTAATCTGACCTATGTCCTCGTCAGCCATGATCTCAGCGTGATTGCGCATATGTGCGACCGCGTACTCGTCATGAAGGGCGGCGCCTTCGTCGACGTACTGACCAAGGATGACCTTTATCACGGACGCACGCATGACGAGTATTCGCGAATGTTATTCCAGGCCAGTGCGCTCTGA
- a CDS encoding ABC transporter permease — MSREPLGLCGFLVLFILLVFAIFAPWIAPFDPAAQNLQATFLPPSLSHLAGTDEFGRDIFSRLIFGARITISTILAVTLIVGPIGLVIGVVSGFVGGRTDTILMRFTDIVLSFPSLILALAFAAALGAGLQTAIIAISLTSWPAIARLARAEALVVRNTDYVAAARLYGASPLRLLFLYIAPMCIPSVIVRLTLNMAGIILTAASLGFLGLGAQPPAPEWGAMISSGRKFMLDYWWVAVMPGLAILVTSLAFNLVGDTLRDLLDPRHARS, encoded by the coding sequence CTGTCCCGTGAACCTTTGGGCCTTTGCGGGTTTCTGGTGCTTTTCATTCTATTGGTTTTTGCGATTTTTGCCCCGTGGATCGCGCCTTTTGATCCAGCGGCACAAAATCTGCAGGCAACGTTCCTGCCACCGAGCCTATCGCATCTGGCTGGTACCGACGAGTTTGGACGCGATATTTTCTCGCGCCTGATCTTTGGTGCACGTATCACGATTTCCACCATTCTGGCGGTTACGCTTATTGTCGGGCCGATCGGCCTCGTCATCGGCGTGGTTTCCGGCTTCGTTGGTGGACGGACCGATACAATTCTCATGCGATTTACCGATATCGTGCTGTCGTTCCCCTCGCTCATTCTGGCGCTGGCCTTTGCAGCAGCCCTTGGTGCGGGTCTACAGACCGCGATCATCGCCATTTCGCTGACAAGCTGGCCCGCGATTGCCCGCCTAGCCCGTGCCGAGGCACTCGTTGTGCGCAACACCGATTATGTTGCTGCGGCGCGCCTTTATGGAGCTTCCCCGTTAAGGCTGCTTTTCCTTTATATTGCGCCGATGTGTATTCCCTCGGTGATCGTCCGGCTGACGCTGAATATGGCTGGCATCATTCTGACCGCCGCATCTCTCGGGTTTCTGGGGCTTGGCGCACAGCCACCGGCCCCCGAATGGGGTGCGATGATCTCAAGCGGCCGTAAATTCATGCTCGATTACTGGTGGGTCGCCGTCATGCCCGGCTTGGCAATTCTGGTGACCAGCCTTGCTTTCAACCTCGTCGGCGACACGCTGCGCGATCTTCTGGATCCTCGTCATGCACGCTCCTGA